A single window of Candidatus Peregrinibacteria bacterium DNA harbors:
- the grxC gene encoding glutaredoxin 3: MAKVEIYSKDYCPYCSQAKALFEDKEVEFAEYDITYDEAKQKEMMERSEGKLMTVPQIYINDTLIGGYSDLEGLDDEGKLDEMLA; encoded by the coding sequence ATGGCCAAAGTAGAAATTTACTCAAAAGATTACTGCCCTTATTGTTCTCAAGCAAAAGCACTTTTTGAAGACAAAGAAGTTGAATTTGCTGAATACGATATAACTTATGATGAAGCGAAGCAGAAAGAAATGATGGAGAGATCAGAAGGTAAACTCATGACGGTTCCACAGATTTACATCAACGATACACTCATTGGTGGCTACTCAGATCTAGAGGGGCTAGATGACGAAGGTAAATTGGATGAGATGCTCGCTTAA